The following coding sequences are from one Portunus trituberculatus isolate SZX2019 unplaced genomic scaffold, ASM1759143v1 PGA_scaffold_399__1_contigs__length_104998, whole genome shotgun sequence window:
- the LOC123500547 gene encoding uncharacterized protein LOC123500547, translating into MAFFLLLWGTLGTALATPTHLKPGALVAPLGTVTLVEDALFVRYSYSTLHSVPGVLRGVASSLAEMVRRVEVELAEQTDTPSYPHSTSILNLLKTRLTFLSNKLATATYDFSKHPMHARNKRGLINAFGKISQTLFGTAMDEDVQDLRERYNHLVNIATTNRRVINMHSKHIASLESHLKDLLGHTNHLRSVLNDAIVRIAELTDFVLVDQSLEVLESALDAMLSYNSVLIQNLVNASRGIVTAALFPVADLIKTLDIGQTIFKLQPLFNRDIVEHYYPILETVLTLEAVVIYVPFKSMDTFHAYEIIPFPFSINTSVLILDLPPTLVLIAKDFSVYTTTSRDSLSSCMSSYLHRYHCDATLLFFAPL; encoded by the coding sequence ATGGCgtttttcctgcttctctggGGAACATTAGGGACTGCATTGGCTACTCCAACACATCTCAAGCCAGGGGCACTCGTTGCGCCCTTGGGAACAGTGACCCTAGTGGAAGATGCGTTGTTCGTCCGCTATTCTTACTCCACTCTTCACTCAGTGCCGGGAGTCCTGAGGGGCGTTGCTTCAAGCTTAGCGGAGATGGTTCGGCGAGTGGAGGTTGAACTCgccgaacagacagacacaccatcTTATCCTCATTCCACTTCTATTCTCAACCTCCTAAAGACTCGCTTAACTTTTCTCTCTAACAAACTTGCTACCGCTACGTACGACTTTTCTAAACACCCAATGCATGCTCGGAACAAGCGAGGATTGATCAATGCCTTCGGTAAAATTTCCCAAACTCTCTTTGGTACAGCGATGGATGAGGATGTACAGGATTTACGTGAACGCTACAATCATCTTGTCAACATTGCAACTACTAATAGACGAGTCATTAATATGCACAGTAAACACATTGCTAGTCTGGAATCACATTTGAAAGATCTCCTTGGCCATACCAATCACCTTCGTAGTGTACTTAACGATGCAATAGTTCGCATAGCTGAATTGACGGACTTTGTTCTCGTAGATCAGTCACTGGAAGTTTTAGAATCCGCTCTAGATGCCATGCTTTCCTATAATTCTGTCCTCATCCAAAACCTTGTTAATGCCAGCCGGGGTATAGTAACTGCTGCTCTTTTCCCTGTCGCTGATCTAATCAAGACGCTTGACATTGGACAGACTATTTTCAAATTACAACCTTTGTTTAACCGTGATATTGTGGAACATTATTATCCCATCTTAGAAACGGTTCTCACGCTTGAAGCTGTCGTCATCTATGTTCCTTTCAAATCAATGGACACCTTTCATGCTTATGAAAtcattccttttccattctctaTTAACACCTCTGTCCTAATCCTAGACTTACCTCCTACTCTGGTTTTGATTGCAAAGGATTTTTCCGTGTATACCACTACCTCAAGGGACTCGCTGAGTAGCTGCATGTCATCGTATTTACACCGATATCACTGCGATGCTACCCTTTTATTTTTCGCCCCATTGTAG